GATTCGGTCTACCTGCAACAGTTAGATCTTGGCGTCTACCAGTTCCGTAGTCACCACCACCACCATGTCCGTTACCGGCCATAAGATCGATGGTCAGATATTTTTCGTATTTTCCTTCAAAAAAATCTTTTAAAGGAGAAAGTCTTAGGTTCACACCCATATCGAACTGAGGATAAGCGTTTGTCATATAAGAACGTTCTAATGCAATGAAGTTCGCAGAAGACATCAGATATTCTCTGTGGAATTGAGTAGGCAATTGGCCGAAGCTCAATCTTGCTCCCAAGATAGGAATGTTTACAAAAAGGAATGCTTCTTGGATATAACCTCTTCCTTCTCTTAAGGAAACATTAGTCACTTCTCCAGTGGAATTCTTAGTTTGGGTAATATAAGGAGCATTCAACATGTTCTCTCCCCTTAAGTTCAGAGCCATTCCCCACCAGGAATTACCTTGGTATTGTAATCCTAAACGAAGACGTCTGAAGTTCCAATCCACAGAATTAAAATCTTCATTACCGTTATTATAATTGGATCCGGTCTGTGCAGAGATACCTCTGAATTGTACCCTACCAGTGATGGTAAGTCTTTCCTTTTGGAGTTCGTCCGGTCTGCTTGTGAAATGGTTTGGATAAGGATTGAACTTAGGCTCGTTCTTATTGATGGCTTTATCCATCTTACTTTTAAAACGACCTGGACCAGGTTTGGTATATAATTGCCCATCCTGATCTTCATAAATAGTGAATTCTTCCTGCTTAGGTTTTTCCACTTTAGGAGTGTCGCCTGCTTGTGCAAGTTCCGTTCCCGGTGTAGTTCCCTGGGAGAAAATCGCCTGAGAATAGATGAATAGTCCCAGAATAAGAAAACTAGATCTAATCCCGTCTAAGTTCTTTCTATTTTTAGATTTCTGCTTCATTCAGAGTTACCTTTTCGATTCGCTTCCTTGAGTTTTTACCCTGCGAATTCTGTTTTACGTTTAGGTAACAGAATGATCTTTTTTAGTTACAAAATGATTACAGTATGGAGATGATTTGGTTACAGGCCTCCTGTGGCGAAGTTTTGTGCAAAACTGGTATCATTTAAGTTACAGAAATAAGACTAAATAATCTAAACATATGATTAGTTTTTAGGCTTTTCCTTCCAGACTTCTCTTCATATCAGACGCATCCTTGGTGAAACTTCTGGAAGCTAGGAACACAAATAGGGAAGTCAATAGCACAGTAACTGGGATCAGAAAGAGAGAATCGTGAAGACCAATCGCCTTAAATTGTTCTGTCATCTCTGTCGTGCCTGAGCGTAACATCGCAGATTTAGTCAAATAATCCGAGAACCAACCAACAACTGCGGGACCTGCCGCTCCGCCTAACAGATACATAGCCGCAAAATAGATTGCCATTGCAGTGGCTCTTAATCTAGGTTCGATCACGTCATGTATCGCTGGATAAACGCAGGTATAATAATTATAAGAAAGTAACCATCCAAAGCCTAACAAAAGTGAGAAGAATAGAACCAGCTCTTCTGATTGAAGTAATGCAAGAAAGATTAGAATTCCAGAGATGAGCAAATTGAATGCTCCAAATAGAAGGCGACCTCTTTCCGATTTCTGGTGGATCTTATCTGCAATCCAACCGCCGACTGTTAAGCCAACTAAACCAGTGATCCCAACTATAAATCCTGTGGTGATTGCAGCTTTTACCAAAGTGAAATGATAATATCTTTGTAATAAAGAAACTAGGAAACTATTCACTGCATACGCCGCAAAATTGAATGTAAGACCGGATAAAATGATCCACCACATAGTAGGAATTCTTAATACTTTTTTAATCGGTTGAGTAGGTGGGACTTTAGATATTTGTATAGATTCCGCGGCTCCTCTTTCAGGTTCTCGGATAAAGAAGAAGAAGATAGAAAGAAGAATTCCAGGCAAGGCCGCTATGAAAAAAGGAGCTCTCCAGGTTCCGAACGCTTTTACCATTGCTCCGACTGTAAAGAATGCAAGTACGAGCCCCAAAGGAAGGCCTAACATAAAAATACCAACTGCTCTTGCTCTTTTATGAGAAGGAAAAAGATCTCCTATAAGAGAATTTGCAGCAGGCGCGTAACTCGCTTCTCCTATTCCAACACCCATACGAACAGAAACAAAAGATAAATAATTCCAAGCATATCCATTCAAAGCAGTGAATGCGCTCCAGATTGCAAGTCCCCAGCCTATGATCTTTTTACGGCTCCAAGTATCAGCGAGTCTTCCTAAAGGTAAACCGGCGATGGCATAGATTACAGTGAACGCGGATCCTACTATACCTAATTGAAGATCACTTAGGTCCCATTCATGTCGAATAGGTTCTATGATGATTGCAGGGATTGTTCGATCAAAAAAGTTGAGAAGGTTTGCCAAGAATAGAAGGATCAGGATTCTCCATGCATGTTTGGCTTGATTCGAGTTCGATTCCATCACTTTGTGTCTCCCAAGGGCCGTAATTACCCCCGGCTAGGAAGAAAAAGCAAATCATAAAATTATAATTCGAACGATTGTTCTGGTATAAATATATAAAATATAATTAATGAACGGATGTTAGGTGATAAATTAGAACATCTTCTTCTTCCATTTGGAAGAAGAAGATTATATCAATAGAGAGAGAAACGAACTGGAACGTAAACTTTTACAGTGATCGCTTTTCCTTCTAACATGGAAGGAGAGTAACGTTTTTTGTAAAATGCTTGGATCGCAGATTCTTCTAATCCGTATCCTAAGGTTTTACCAATATTACGTACTCTTAAAACTTCTCCTGAATCAGCGATGATCACTTCTAAGGTAAGAGTTCCACCAATACCTGCAGACTGAGCATCTTTAGTATATTCAGGTTGAAGGTTCGGAGAAAGATCCACTGGAGCAGTAGCACCTGAAACGATTGCGTCTTGAGCGCCTGCGATCCTGGAATCTTCTTTTTTCTTAAGAGTATCAGTAACTTCGAATTCTCCATCGTCAGGAGCTTCTCCCACGTTTGGATCCTGGATCACAAGATTCTCCACGAAAGCGACTTCGTCGATCAGCTTGTCCAGATGATCGTAAGTATTCGGAGGAGTGTACCAGAAAAGAAGAGCCGCGATCTGTAGAACAGCAGAAGAACCTAAGAAGGTTTCCATTCTGTAACGATCAACAAACCTGCGAAGGCCTGAACGTTTTTTGGAAGAAGAAGGAGAGGAAACTACTTGGTTCATTTCAAACCTCCTCCTTGCGTAGTTTTAGTAACCAGAGAAACTTTTAATGCCCCGGCTTCTTTCAAAAGTTCGAAAACATTGTCCAGGTCTGCATAACTCAGATCTTTATCCGCATGGATAAGGACTTTCAGGTCGGGAGTGGTTGCAAGTTTGGCACGAACGTTATTGATCGCTTCGTTCAAAGGCATCTTTACTTGGTTAAAGTAAATGGACTTCTCGTTATCAGCGCTTAAATATAAATTCGCAATTTTCTTATTAAGCTGCTCTCCTCCGGGAACATCCGGAAGAGCGATTGGAAGATCCGGATCCGTATCAAGGACCGAGGTCACCATAAAGAATACCAAAAGAAGAAAGGCGATATCGGCCATGGAGCTGACCGGAATAGAAGGTGAAGCTTTTTTCTTTTTAAGTGCCATATCTTATTTTAATCTTTTTACGGAGACTTGTTTGAATCCTCTTAACTGCACTGCAGAAAGAGCATCTAACATATTTCCGTATTTTGTTTCGCCGGTCGTTTTGATCAGAGCGACTTTTTCTTCGAGATTCGGGATTTCAATATCGTTCAGATCTTTTCTGAATTCTGCCAGATCCTTGTAATCACGAGTGCCGAGGACTTTGTTCCTCATCTTGATCGTTTCGCCAGTCACCAATATCTCGTAGATATTCTCTCTTAAAACAAGGGTGGGGTTGGAGTTTTTGCGGGGAAGCTGGATATTCAGACCTTCCTTCACGAAAAACACCGCGGTCACCATAAAGAATACAAGTAGAAGAAACGCGATATCCGACATGGAAGAGGCTGAAATTTCTTCCAAACCTCTTTTTTTCTTAAGCTGAATCATATTCCGAATTCCTAATTAATGGAAAAGCTAAACTTAAGCTCTTGCGTTGCGTTTCAGGAATTCTTTGTAAATTCTGTTTGCAGCTTCTTCCACTTCGGAAGTGAATCCGTCGATCCTGGAAGTCAAGTATTGGTGGAAAGTCATTGCAGGAATTGCGATGATCAAACCAGCCGCAGTGGTGATAAGAGCTTCTTTAATACCACCCGCTACCACTTTCGCGTTAACTTGGTCGGCATTTGCGATTGCGTCGAATGCGTTGATCATACCCGAAACTGTTCCTAAGAACCCGATCAAAGGAGCGATGGTCGAAACCGCAGCTAAGATCACAAGTCCTCTTTCAAGAACTACGATCACTTCAGCAGCTTCTCTTTCGATACCTTTTGCGAAAATTTCAGCGTTACCTGCAGATACATCGATACCATTCTTTAAGATATCAGAAATTTTATAAGAAGGGTTTGCATCGATGAATTCTTTTGCTCCATCGAAACCTTTTTCATCTACCTTCTCTCCTAAATCGATATTAAAACCTTTAGGAAGAAGTTTGGAAGTAGTAAGGAAGTAGATCCTTTCGAAAATGATTGCAAGAGCAATGATAGAAGAAAGAGCCAATGGATACATTGTCCATCCACCCTTATTGAACAGGTCTACGAATCCCCAAGTCCCACTTTTTTCAGCAGGAGCCGGTGCAGGTTGTTCTGCAGGTGCAGTGGTTTGTTCAGTTTTAGTTGCGTCAGTAGGCGCAGTATCTTGAGAGAAAGTAGGTAGAGTTGCAGTAAGAACAAATCCTCCTACAAGTGCAATGGCAATCCATTGGCGTAGAGAGAGATTAGTATATCGATTATGCATAGCTTTCGGAAGCTCCATAAGAAGTAATGAGACATTTTTACTTGATTTGAGTTACATATTTATTACGAAGCAGTTACGGGTTGGTTAGTTTGGGAGCAGAAGAGGAGAGTGGATGGTGGGGAGTGTGAGGGGTGATGCGGGATTGTAATAGTGGGATGAGGGGAGGATACGATTTGTGAGTTTGATGATCTTAAAATTAAAAAGCCTCCGATTCTTTTGCAAGAACCAAAGGCTTTCGTTTAACTTAGAGTTTTGAGAGTTTCTTACAGTTTATAAGTAGCTTGGAAAGAATAACTCACACCAGTTCTATAGGATAAGAAAAGTTCTTTCTCATGAGTTAACTCGTTCTTCTGATAAACTCTATATCTAGTATCGAAGATATTCTGCGCAGCGACCTTGAATTCTAAATGATCTCCTCTTTTCGCAGTATAAACAACGTCAGTCAAACCGACGGCTCTTTCGTATGCATCTGGTAAATAGTTTGCTCCAACTGCATAAAGTCTGTCAGCAAAGTAGTTATAGTAAAGCCCGAGAGTTTGGGTTTTCTTCTCGTTTAAGTAGAAGTCGAACTTTAAGTTAAATACGAAAGGTGACTGACCTTGCAACGGTCTGGATAAATTCGTCGGATTGTAGGAAGCCACTCTGGATAGAGTATCCACCATTCCGGATTGAACTGCAATATACTGTTCCCAAGAAAGAACATCAACTCTTGATTTAATGAAGAACATATTGGTTTCGAACCGAAGCCAGCTTGTTAATTCTTTTCTAAAATCAAACTCAACTCCTCGAATTGTAGCTTGTTGAGCGTTAGCAAAGGTGAATTTCTGGCTGATACCACCTGCAACCGGTTGGCCGATCATCTCGATAGGATCGGAAATTTGTTTAAAGAATGCTCCAACTCCGACATAGTCTGTTGAATTCAGATAGTATTCGTAACGTAAATCGTAGTTATGAATATAAGATCTTTGTAGTGAGGAGTTACCGAATATTGTGTTCGCTCCATAATAAGGAGTAAACCCGAAAGGAGATAATTCTCTTAAATCCGGTCTTGTTAAAGTTTGGGTAACTGCAGCTCTTACGATCTGATCCTTTGCTAATTCCCAGTTTACGTTCAAGGAAGGAAGACGGTCTTTTGTTCTAAGTTCTCCGACCCCGTTGTTGAACTGATCGCAAACATTGTTTCGAACGAGTGCGATCCGAACGGTCTCGTCGTTTACACCGCATCCATAATCAAGATTCAGGTAACTTGCTGTGTTCCCTGTGTAATACGTTTTTACTTTTTGGTAACTGTCCTCGTAACGCACTCCAAATAATACTTTAAGTTTTGGTAAAATCGGCAAGTCCACTTGGCTATAATAAGCTTGTAGTTTTTGAGAAGCGGTATACGCGTTGGATTGGCCTGCTAATTGTAAGGAAAACTGATTTGTGTTGTCCAAGAAGGTAACCGGGTTTGAATAAACTTCGCCAGGTAGAGGATAACGTTCTAATCCAGTCGAAGTGTTCGGTTTTTGGCCATACCAGTAGAATGAGAAATCCTTTTCTCGGGATGTGATATAAGTTCCGAGTTTAAATAATGCCTTTAAACCCGACCACTGATCGAAAGGAATTTCATAGTTTAATTTTACAGTTTTCGTTATATCCCTAGTATTGGAGAAGAATCGAGATCCGTCATTCGAATCCCCTAATCTTGTCATATCGTAAGGATTTGGGTTGCCGATTCCTTGTCTCCATACTTGTTGTTGAAGATTCGGTTGATCTCTATCCGCTTGAGCGTAGTTCACTCTCCAGTCGAATTTGTGAGCGCGGTCTCCGAACCAATTCAACGCATGATCTCCGCCTAATGTATGGTGTTGGATCAAGCTGCTAGTATACTGAGTTGTTTGAGCCTTAAAATGAGCTAAGTTGATGTAATCGTTACCATCAGATTGACGGACAACTCCTTCTCCTTGCTGCGTGTATAAGGATTTGAGAAAAACCTGTTGACCTTTGGTGATTTCGTAAGCTAGGTTCATGTTGTTTCCCCAGTTACGTTCTTCGGTATAAAGGTCTGCTTTCTGATCTTGCAATTTATTTAAAGTAGAACCTGCAGTTGTTAATGGAATTGCAGCTGATCCTATATAACGATTAGATTCTTCTTGTCTGAATCTATAATTTCTGTTGTAAGTTGAGCCGACTAAAATCCCGATTCTTGAAGTTGCTCCAACCTTGAATGTGTCTCCGTAATTGATGGAGAAGTTTTTATCGAAAGGAGCAGGTCCCTTATCTGGGGTCCATTTTTGATTAAATTCTGCGGTACTTGCTTGGACTACACTCGGATCATATCCACCAAAAATGGAACCTGGAATTACCGGAGTCACGTTGGGAACATTTGCAAGAGGATTCTTTTGATTATCGTTAACCCCTCCAAGCATATTCCCTTGGTTCATGTTTAAGAATTTATGACCGGTTGTATTATAGTTTCCACCTGCTCCAACAGAAACAGTCAGTAATTTTTCTTCCGGATATTCTTGGGTCTCGATCTTTACAAGACCTCCGGAAAATTCAGCAGGCAATTCAGGGATAAATGTTTTAATGATCCTAACGTTCTTTAATACTCCGGAAGGGAATATATCCAATGCAACGACTCGTTTATCCGGTTCAGTGGAAGGAACTAATGTATCGTTTAATTCTGTGTTAGAATAACGTTCTCCTAAACCACGAACGAATACGAATTTACCACCTACTAATGTGATACCTGTAACTCTTCGAACGACTTCACCTGCGGAGGAGTCTGGGCTTTTCTTGATGGCTTCTTTTGAAATACCATCCGAAACGGAGGATGATTTCTTTTGCAAGGCGAGTAGGGCGGATTCGGCGTCGTTTAACGCTCTACCTTTAACGTCTACAGTTTCCAGAGTTTGAAGGCCAAAAGTGACGTTAATCACTTGGGCTTTTCCTGGAGTGACCGTAACGGAGCGTTTCTGAGCAGCAAAACCCATCATCTGAAATTCTACTTCGTGAGTTCCAAGAGGAAGTTCTAAGTCGTATGCTCCATCAAAATCCGATTTAGCAAATTTTTTAAGAGAACGAACGACAATGGTTGCACCGAATACGGCTTCACCATTGTCTCCATCCACGATTTTCCCTCTTACTTTTCCGGTCGCTTGAGCGAGAACATTCTCGGAAAAAGTGAAGATCAATAAAGCAATTGTAAGAAGTTTTATTTTCATAGTTTTATTCAGTTTTAATATTTCTTTAAACGATTAAGATCCAATAACGCAGACTTTAAATTTTCCCTGGTGTTCGATGACAAGTCTCACTTCTTCAAGTTCAACCTTATCTTTGCCGAAACTAATTACCAAGTTTCCTACTCGATGTCCTTTTAATACTCTAAGAGGTCGGTTTTCATATTTCCAAGTCAATGTCTCTATTCTGAAATTTTGACCTTTATGTTTTTTGAATACGTTTTGGATTTTCTCTAATGCTACGTATCTGCGAAGATCCGTAAATTTCCATGTCTGCTCTAAAGGCATTGTATTGGATAATGTATTCTCATCGATGGAGTTAGAGAGGAATATGTTGATATATTCATCTTTAGTAAAAATATAGCGATCTGACTGCCCGTTCTGAACAGCTTCTAAAAACTTTTGTATTGCTTCTTCTTTGCTATTGCTTAGATCTGAAATTTCATATCGATCTTTTATCTGAGACTTTAAGTAAGCCTTCGATTCTTCAATTTTACGAAAATATTCAGGGTCATCCCCTTTATATTCCTTTTTGCAATCACTTAAGATTATAGTTATAATAAGTGCAAAGACGATTTGCGAGTTAGCAAACATTCTGCCTTTCATTTTGTATCGATTCCCGGAATTTTATTTTTTATCTATTTATAAAAAGACCTCCTCTAGTGGAGGAGGTCTTTGATTTCAATTTAGTTTTTGATTAACGAGCTCTCCAAACAGACCAGCCAGAATACCAGCTGTTTCCACCAGTAGGAGTAACTACTGTAGTTCCGTCGAAGTCATACAAAGTGGTTCCAGTATCTGGAGCTCCACCCCAAGAAGTTTTTCCTGATACATTCGTTTTTAGGTCCGGTTTAAATCCCAAGAACCCGCAGTTACTTTGGGTTGTTGTGATAGAAGCAACCGGAGCGCTTGTTAAGGAAGTATCACGAGATCCTGTAGAAGTTGTTAGGGTGCAAGTCTGAACTTGGTCTGGGTTAGAATCACTTACTAAACCATCAATGATGGAAGTAGAATCTCCATAACCAGATCCACTTGTTGCAGCGCTTTCGCATTTAATGATTTGTTTAAATGCGTAAGCAAGACCATGCAAGAATAGACCTTTCATTCCTTCTCTATGACGTTCTGCATAACTTGCAGTTTCGTTTACACCGATTAGGGTATATTGGTCTACAAATGGATTGGAAGGTTCATCTCCAGCAGTTGCGCTAGGAGTTTTGGTAGTTCCGTCCACACCATCCATTTCCATTCCGCCTGGATCTGTAGAAGGAGTTCCTCCGCAGACTTTAGGATACTTAACTGCGATAATATATTTCAGTGCTCCAGAGAAACCTTCATCCATATCGAAGTCGTCATCCATACCACCGGTTCCAAGTAGGAATTTACCTTTGAAAGTACGCTCAGTTGCTCCACCAGTTCCAGTTAGGTTAGGAGAAGCTGCAGTTCCTACATCAGTAGCATTTGCACCTCTTCCGCCTCCCCACCATTCGAAGGAGTCATCCAAACCACGGTGAGCTTGAACGAAATTATAAGTTCCGTTATTAATCGCGTATTGTGAGTAAGAATTTAATTCGTCTCCAGGTGCAACCTCAGTACCAGCAAATTCATTGATGGTGTAATTGAGAGTAACAGAGCTAGAAGAACCGGAAGAAAGCGGATAAGACTGAGGAGAAGTTCCTTCAGTTAAAGCCGCTGCAGTTCTAGTGTTGTTACCGCTTCCGATAAAGGTTAAACCACCCCAGTCTCCAGGAAATCTGGATCCTCTTGCTTGCGCAGAAGTGAAACATACAGGGTTAGCAGCAGTTCCGTTGGTGACAAGGTTTGCACCGATAAAGAACAATGCAGATCCTCTTTCTCCGTAGACCACCGCACCTGCAGGAACTGTGATAGTTGCTCCGTTGGTTACAGTTACCGTTCCACGTAATAAAGTGAATGCTCCTAATGTCTTATTACTAGAAATATTTCCAGAAATAATCTCAGGATTTCCGATAGAGTCACACTTGTTTTCTCCAACAGTAGCGTTCGGGTTACTATATACACCTTTTACGGAAGTAATTAAAGTAATGTTTGAACCAAGAGTTGTTCCATCAAAAGTACCAGTAATTTGGAGACCAGCACTTGACGCTGCAACATCCGGATCTACTACACCAGTTTCATTTGAGAAAGTAACTTGGCTTACGCTTGTAGGATCGGCTGCGTCAACAGCTACAGCCATATCAAAAGTTCCAACTAATTCAGTATAGTTAGAAGCGCTATCGCAAGGGTTCGGGTTTCCAGTACATACTGTAGTATCCGGAACTGAGAAAACTTCTCCTTTGATAGTTGCGCTGGAAGCGCTGATTCTGGTAGTGATATTGAACTCAGCAGCGTCGTTGTTTCCACCGGCACTCGCACAAGCAACAGTGAAGTCAGTTCCCCCAGACACAATCTTGGAAGAAGTAAGTTTCACATACAAAGGTTTTGCGAAGGTTCCAAAGTTTGCAGGGAATTGTCCTGCGCAGTTTGCTTTTGCAAAAGTTCCTGATTGGGTTAACTTCCCATTGATAATGACGGTTGCTTCGTAACCAGCTCCGCCTAACCCTGCAAGAGCAAGCGCTGCGCCGCTACTTCCTCCGCCGGAATCACAGCCAACAAGAGCAATAGCAACTGCAAGAGCGCTTACTACTTTCGAGACTTTTTTATTTAACGATTTCATGGATCGAATTTCTCCTATTCATTCTGAAAAGAGGCCGAAATCCGATCGACCTCGAGGATTATGTTAGATAAAATACTTTACGACTTGATTACGTACCTGTTAAGGTTTTGGTTCTTTAGGGTAAAAGTAGTATTATTAAGAAGATCCCACCAAAAATGGCATAGTCAGTGTATCTTTCTTTATCAGGATAATTCTCCTGATCCTTTTGTTTCCACTCTACAGGTTTTGCTTCAACAGTAACGGACGTTCTGTCAAAACCTCTACGGGAGCCGTCTTCGAACTCAACAATTACACCTTGTTCTGTCTGTGTAGTTTTTACGTTCTCAATCACTTCTTTGGTTTTTGTATTGGTGACTGTGTCTGCAGAAAGAGTTCCCAAACATATTAGAAAAATTGAAATTGTAATAATAGTTCTCGTAATCATAATGTAATACTTCCGATTTACTGTATCCTCCTTATGGAAAGTATGGATACTCGTGCAATACGATTAAGATGAGAACTGTTACAAACAGATTAAATGTAATAAAGTAAAAGGTGAGAAAGAGTAAGGACTAGTTGATCTTGATTAGTCCTGGTATTAGGAAGAATGTTTACGTTTGGACGAAGTTCTCTAATTCTTCTAAAAGAATAGGTTTACTTAGGAAAAATCCCTGCGCTTCGTCGCAGCCAAGATCTTTGATCTTGCGCATTTGCATTTCAGTTTCTACACCTTCAGCAGTGATGCGGAGTCCTAAACTTTTTCCCAATGCAACGATCGTTTTGGAAATCGCCAATGAATTTGGGTCTGTTAGGATTTTGCGTACAAAGGATTGGTCTACTTTTAAGGTTTTGAGCGGTATTTTACTTAAATAAGAAAGGCTGGAATATCCTGTTCCGAAATCGTCCAAAGCAAGGGAAATCCCCCAAGAATGCAATTCTCCCATATTTCCAAGGCAGATTGAATATTAGTAATCAGGCTGGATTCTGTGATTTCAAGTTCCAGATCTTCTACACTTAGGTTATTTTTCTCTAAGATATCTAGGACTTTTTTAGCTATATTCTTATCTTCCAATTGTTTAGCTGATAAGTTTACTGAGATACGGATCGGGGGCAGTCCTCTCTTTTTCCAATTTCCCAAGTCTTCCATAGATTTAGAAAGAACCCATTCCCCCATCTCTCCAATGATCCCGCTTTCTTCTGCGATTGGTATGAAGATAGTAGGGGAAATAACTCCGTATTCAGGATGATTCCATCTAAGCAAAGCTTCTGCAGAGATCTTTTTGCCTGTTTGGACTTCTATTCTTGGCTGGTACTGAATGAATAATTGGTTTTTAGAGATCGCAAGTTTCAGATCTTTTTCGAGAAGGTATTTTTCCTTCATTCTTTCTTTCCATTCGGAAGAATAAGTTTGGATCTTCGAAGTTCCGGAAAGTTTCGCTTGGTTTAATGCAGTTTCCGATTTCCATAAAAGCTGATCGGAAGATTTTCCATCATAAGGAAAAACTGATATTCCAATTCGTATCTCGGAAGATATCTGCTGGTCTACAACGTTTAGAGGAGAAGATGTACTGCTCTGGATTTTTGCCGCCCAGATCTCTGAATCGGTTTCTAAAATTTGTGAAGAAGAAGGTAGGGGGAAGAAGGAGAATTCTCCGTCTCCAGTTCTTGCAAGAACAGTTTCAGGTCCGAGCATTGTTTCCAATTTTTGGACTAATGATCTGAGATATAGATCTCCCATATGCACACCTAAATTGGATCGTATCTGTTTTAAGTGAATGGCTTCTAAAGAAAGAACAGGAAAACTTAATATTTCTTCTCTCATCGAAAGTTCGTGCAGAGAATTACTTAATCTTTCTAAGAATAGATCTCTATTCGGTAGTCCAGATAGACCATCATAGTTTGCCATATAATGGATGAGTTCATCCAATTTACGAACTGTGGCGACTGTATCCGCCATCAAGGAGCCAGCCTCGTCTCGGAATACTGTGGGTAGATTTGGGATCTCTCTTACGCTCAGATATCTATTTAGAGAGTTAGAAGTAAGTATTACAGGAGCTAAAAGTTTATGTAATGCAAGAAGTGTGGCGGCAGTTCCCACAAGAGTCGCGACAAGTGCTATTCCTAAAATTTTGAATGCAGTTTGTGCATCTTGGACAGTAGATATTACAAAAAATAATAAAAGTGTGATGAGCGGAACATGGGTCCCGAGAAAAGCAACCAGCATAATTTTGCTGGAATAGGTTTTAAGAATTCGGATCTTACTAAGATAAGAATAAAAATTTAATCCGTTAAGACTCATTAAGGTTTTCCTTGGAATAGGAACGTTATACGTTTTCGCGTGGGTGTTTTGGTTTTCGTCTTAAAGGAGGTAATAATTTTTCTACTTATAAACCATGCTTTTGAAGGGGGCCTCCTAAACAAGGACAAAAATCAAACAGGCTAGAGAGAAGTGTTTAGTTGATAATTTATTTTTTAAATGCAGGAACTCCAGCACGGAGCACACAGAGGGGTGAAGAAAGTAAATTAACGTTCCAATTTGCCGATTCTATCCATTTTAAAACAATTGTTAGAAAAAATGTATTCCTGGAGATTTTTTTCTTGCCCGAGATTGAGTTTATGTTATAATACCAAACGTTCGAAATAAATTAAACAGATTGATTTTCCCGAAGAAATGCGGGATAGGAGAGAGAGATGAGTGTAGGGAAAAGATTATCCTTCTTGATCGCATACCTGATCCCGGGGCTTGCCGTGGCTGGTTACTATTTGGGGGGAAGTTTTAATTTTTTAACTTTGGCGGTGGTATTCGGAATTCTTCCGGTCATGGATCTTTGGATCGGGCCGGAT
The genomic region above belongs to Leptospira saintgironsiae and contains:
- a CDS encoding spinster family MFS transporter; this encodes MESNSNQAKHAWRILILLFLANLLNFFDRTIPAIIIEPIRHEWDLSDLQLGIVGSAFTVIYAIAGLPLGRLADTWSRKKIIGWGLAIWSAFTALNGYAWNYLSFVSVRMGVGIGEASYAPAANSLIGDLFPSHKRARAVGIFMLGLPLGLVLAFFTVGAMVKAFGTWRAPFFIAALPGILLSIFFFFIREPERGAAESIQISKVPPTQPIKKVLRIPTMWWIILSGLTFNFAAYAVNSFLVSLLQRYYHFTLVKAAITTGFIVGITGLVGLTVGGWIADKIHQKSERGRLLFGAFNLLISGILIFLALLQSEELVLFFSLLLGFGWLLSYNYYTCVYPAIHDVIEPRLRATAMAIYFAAMYLLGGAAGPAVVGWFSDYLTKSAMLRSGTTEMTEQFKAIGLHDSLFLIPVTVLLTSLFVFLASRSFTKDASDMKRSLEGKA
- a CDS encoding energy transducer TonB; the encoded protein is MNQVVSSPSSSKKRSGLRRFVDRYRMETFLGSSAVLQIAALLFWYTPPNTYDHLDKLIDEVAFVENLVIQDPNVGEAPDDGEFEVTDTLKKKEDSRIAGAQDAIVSGATAPVDLSPNLQPEYTKDAQSAGIGGTLTLEVIIADSGEVLRVRNIGKTLGYGLEESAIQAFYKKRYSPSMLEGKAITVKVYVPVRFSLY
- a CDS encoding ExbD/TolR family protein, whose protein sequence is MALKKKKASPSIPVSSMADIAFLLLVFFMVTSVLDTDPDLPIALPDVPGGEQLNKKIANLYLSADNEKSIYFNQVKMPLNEAINNVRAKLATTPDLKVLIHADKDLSYADLDNVFELLKEAGALKVSLVTKTTQGGGLK
- a CDS encoding ExbD/TolR family protein, producing the protein MIQLKKKRGLEEISASSMSDIAFLLLVFFMVTAVFFVKEGLNIQLPRKNSNPTLVLRENIYEILVTGETIKMRNKVLGTRDYKDLAEFRKDLNDIEIPNLEEKVALIKTTGETKYGNMLDALSAVQLRGFKQVSVKRLK
- a CDS encoding MotA/TolQ/ExbB proton channel family protein; this encodes MHNRYTNLSLRQWIAIALVGGFVLTATLPTFSQDTAPTDATKTEQTTAPAEQPAPAPAEKSGTWGFVDLFNKGGWTMYPLALSSIIALAIIFERIYFLTTSKLLPKGFNIDLGEKVDEKGFDGAKEFIDANPSYKISDILKNGIDVSAGNAEIFAKGIEREAAEVIVVLERGLVILAAVSTIAPLIGFLGTVSGMINAFDAIANADQVNAKVVAGGIKEALITTAAGLIIAIPAMTFHQYLTSRIDGFTSEVEEAANRIYKEFLKRNARA
- a CDS encoding TonB-dependent receptor domain-containing protein, translating into MKIKLLTIALLIFTFSENVLAQATGKVRGKIVDGDNGEAVFGATIVVRSLKKFAKSDFDGAYDLELPLGTHEVEFQMMGFAAQKRSVTVTPGKAQVINVTFGLQTLETVDVKGRALNDAESALLALQKKSSSVSDGISKEAIKKSPDSSAGEVVRRVTGITLVGGKFVFVRGLGERYSNTELNDTLVPSTEPDKRVVALDIFPSGVLKNVRIIKTFIPELPAEFSGGLVKIETQEYPEEKLLTVSVGAGGNYNTTGHKFLNMNQGNMLGGVNDNQKNPLANVPNVTPVIPGSIFGGYDPSVVQASTAEFNQKWTPDKGPAPFDKNFSINYGDTFKVGATSRIGILVGSTYNRNYRFRQEESNRYIGSAAIPLTTAGSTLNKLQDQKADLYTEERNWGNNMNLAYEITKGQQVFLKSLYTQQGEGVVRQSDGNDYINLAHFKAQTTQYTSSLIQHHTLGGDHALNWFGDRAHKFDWRVNYAQADRDQPNLQQQVWRQGIGNPNPYDMTRLGDSNDGSRFFSNTRDITKTVKLNYEIPFDQWSGLKALFKLGTYITSREKDFSFYWYGQKPNTSTGLERYPLPGEVYSNPVTFLDNTNQFSLQLAGQSNAYTASQKLQAYYSQVDLPILPKLKVLFGVRYEDSYQKVKTYYTGNTASYLNLDYGCGVNDETVRIALVRNNVCDQFNNGVGELRTKDRLPSLNVNWELAKDQIVRAAVTQTLTRPDLRELSPFGFTPYYGANTIFGNSSLQRSYIHNYDLRYEYYLNSTDYVGVGAFFKQISDPIEMIGQPVAGGISQKFTFANAQQATIRGVEFDFRKELTSWLRFETNMFFIKSRVDVLSWEQYIAVQSGMVDTLSRVASYNPTNLSRPLQGQSPFVFNLKFDFYLNEKKTQTLGLYYNYFADRLYAVGANYLPDAYERAVGLTDVVYTAKRGDHLEFKVAAQNIFDTRYRVYQKNELTHEKELFLSYRTGVSYSFQATYKL